A DNA window from Amycolatopsis sp. DSM 110486 contains the following coding sequences:
- a CDS encoding sirohydrochlorin chelatase — MTAPLVPVAHGSRDPRSAATVRGLVERVRAQAPGIEVYESFLDLSEPRVTDVLRRLYTQRHRAAVVVPLLLGSAFHARVDLPALVAEVRAECPGFDVRVSDVLGVDPVLERVALDRLSGAGLGPGDGVVVSAVGSSNAGANAAVADLAARWEGELGLPVTEAFASAAQPAVPAAVARLRARGVRRIAVASWFLAPGLLPDRIAVHAREADRAVFVAEPLGTDPRVAAAVLHRYADVVTRIPL; from the coding sequence GTGACAGCTCCTCTCGTCCCCGTCGCGCACGGCAGCCGCGACCCCCGCTCGGCCGCGACCGTGCGGGGGCTCGTGGAGCGCGTGCGCGCGCAGGCGCCGGGGATCGAGGTCTACGAGTCCTTCCTGGACCTCTCGGAACCGCGGGTCACCGACGTCCTGCGGCGCCTCTACACACAGCGGCACCGCGCCGCCGTCGTGGTGCCGCTCCTGCTCGGCAGCGCGTTCCACGCACGCGTGGACCTGCCCGCGCTCGTGGCCGAGGTCCGCGCGGAGTGCCCGGGGTTCGACGTGCGCGTGTCCGACGTCCTGGGCGTCGACCCGGTGCTGGAACGCGTCGCGCTCGACCGGCTGTCCGGAGCCGGTCTGGGCCCCGGCGACGGGGTCGTGGTGAGCGCCGTCGGTTCGTCGAACGCCGGAGCCAACGCGGCCGTCGCCGATCTGGCCGCCCGCTGGGAAGGCGAGCTGGGGCTGCCGGTCACCGAGGCGTTCGCGAGCGCGGCGCAGCCCGCCGTGCCCGCCGCCGTGGCGCGGCTGCGGGCGCGGGGCGTGCGACGGATCGCCGTCGCGTCGTGGTTCCTCGCGCCCGGCTTGCTGCCGGACCGCATCGCGGTGCACGCCCGCGAGGCCGACCGCGCCGTGTTCGTCGCCGAACCGCTGGGCACCGACCCGCGCGTGGCCGCCGCCGTGCTGCACCGCTACGCGGACGTCGTGACCCGGATTCCGCTTTAG
- a CDS encoding enoyl-CoA hydratase-related protein, producing the protein MVDELVHYDVVGGTATITLDSPHNRNALSAQLRRELSGSLDKAVADDAVRVVLLTHTGPVFCAGMDLKEARGAGAGDQGVNEFPKILEQLWTSPKPVVARLAGPARAGGIGMVAACDIAVAVPEATFAFSEVRIGVIPAVISLTVLPRLNPRAAHELFLTGDVFDAQRAVEIGLLNAAVPSTELDETVERYLKSLTLGGPKALAATKTLLSKPRPATPSEGFAAMNELSAGFFASEEGQEGILAFAQKRKPNWVPEDHTA; encoded by the coding sequence ATGGTTGACGAACTGGTGCACTACGACGTGGTGGGCGGCACCGCCACGATCACCCTCGACTCCCCTCACAACCGCAACGCCCTGTCCGCGCAGCTGCGCCGCGAGCTCTCCGGTTCGCTGGACAAGGCCGTCGCCGACGATGCCGTGCGGGTGGTGCTCCTGACGCACACCGGCCCGGTCTTTTGCGCCGGCATGGACCTCAAGGAGGCCCGCGGCGCCGGGGCCGGTGACCAGGGCGTGAACGAGTTCCCGAAGATCCTCGAGCAGCTCTGGACCAGCCCGAAGCCCGTGGTCGCGCGCCTGGCCGGCCCCGCCCGCGCCGGCGGCATCGGCATGGTCGCCGCGTGCGACATCGCGGTCGCGGTACCCGAGGCGACGTTCGCGTTCTCCGAGGTCCGCATCGGCGTGATCCCGGCCGTGATCTCGTTGACGGTGCTGCCGCGACTGAACCCCCGCGCCGCGCACGAACTGTTCCTCACCGGCGACGTGTTCGACGCGCAGCGGGCCGTGGAGATCGGCTTGCTCAACGCCGCAGTGCCCTCCACCGAGCTCGACGAGACCGTGGAGCGGTACCTGAAGTCGCTGACGCTCGGCGGCCCGAAGGCGTTGGCAGCGACCAAAACCCTGCTGAGCAAGCCACGTCCGGCCACGCCGTCGGAAGGCTTCGCCGCGATGAACGAGCTGTCCGCCGGGTTCTTCGCCAGCGAGGAAGGCCAAGAAGGCATCCTCGCCTTCGCCCAGAAGCGCAAGCCGAACTGGGTCCCCGAAGACCACACAGCCTGA
- a CDS encoding barstar family protein, whose amino-acid sequence MTPADEAKAAADEAFARGAYPHLVNGGTVDKASTLDAIAKAMSFPDYFGRNLDALYDMLTDLSWLPAGEHVLIWSGSEALRQAEPKNYLAIRSVLSDAQRALGPADGKAGSWQLTVVLANS is encoded by the coding sequence GTGACGCCGGCCGACGAGGCGAAGGCCGCCGCGGACGAGGCCTTCGCGCGGGGCGCGTATCCCCACCTGGTCAACGGCGGCACGGTGGACAAGGCCTCCACGCTCGACGCGATCGCGAAGGCGATGTCCTTTCCGGACTACTTCGGCCGCAACCTCGACGCGTTGTACGACATGCTCACGGACCTGTCGTGGCTGCCCGCGGGTGAGCACGTGCTGATCTGGAGCGGCTCGGAAGCCTTGCGCCAGGCCGAACCGAAGAACTACCTGGCGATCCGCAGCGTGCTGTCCGACGCTCAGCGGGCGCTCGGCCCGGCGGACGGCAAAGCGGGTTCCTGGCAGCTGACGGTCGTTCTGGCCAACTCGTAA
- a CDS encoding ribonuclease domain-containing protein: MVNRRRITAALVGLLVLVLAGWLVKENVGDSSSSAPATPSTSAPAGASGVAAKLPGGDSGLPVKPLSGLPSQARDTWKLIEAGGPYPYPRNDDVVFENREKVLPRKQSGYYHEFTVTTPKSPDRGPRRLVTGQAKELFYTDDHYASFVVVDPSR; the protein is encoded by the coding sequence ATGGTCAACCGTAGGCGGATCACCGCCGCACTCGTCGGTCTCCTCGTGCTGGTGCTCGCGGGCTGGCTCGTGAAGGAGAACGTCGGGGACTCGTCCTCGTCGGCCCCCGCCACGCCGAGCACCTCCGCCCCGGCCGGCGCTTCGGGCGTCGCCGCGAAGCTGCCCGGCGGCGACTCCGGGTTGCCGGTGAAACCGTTGTCCGGCTTGCCCTCGCAGGCACGCGACACGTGGAAGCTGATCGAGGCGGGCGGGCCGTACCCCTATCCGCGCAACGACGACGTCGTGTTCGAGAATCGTGAGAAAGTGCTGCCGCGGAAGCAATCGGGTTACTACCACGAGTTCACGGTGACCACGCCGAAGAGCCCCGACCGCGGCCCGCGCCGCCTGGTCACGGGGCAGGCCAAGGAACTGTTCTACACCGACGACCATTACGCGTCCTTCGTCGTCGTGGACCCGAGCCGGTGA
- a CDS encoding zinc-binding dehydrogenase, with amino-acid sequence MFAVYAKEPNAEAPLDSLVAGERPEPEVPEGWVRVHVKAASLNMHDLWTLRGVGIKPDQFPMILGCDGAGTLDDGTEVVLHSVVNAPGWQGDDTLDPKRTLLTEKHQGTFAEQVVVPARNAVPKPAGLTFPEAATMGTAWLTAYRMLFVKSGLRPGQTMLVQGASGGVSTALIALGRAAGFRVWVTGRSEEKRAVAESVGAHQTFESGARLPERVDAVFETVGKATWAHTLKSLKPGGIVVVSGSTSGPDPSADLQRVFFLQLRVAGSTMGTRDELADMLSYLDLKGIKPRIGTELPLKDAAEGFRAMLDGETAGKIVFTR; translated from the coding sequence ATGTTCGCCGTATACGCGAAGGAACCCAACGCCGAGGCCCCGCTCGACTCTCTCGTCGCCGGCGAGCGGCCCGAGCCCGAGGTGCCCGAAGGCTGGGTCCGGGTGCACGTCAAGGCCGCCAGCCTCAACATGCACGACCTGTGGACGCTGCGCGGCGTCGGCATCAAGCCCGACCAGTTCCCGATGATCCTGGGCTGCGACGGTGCCGGCACGCTCGACGACGGCACCGAGGTCGTCCTCCACTCCGTCGTCAACGCGCCGGGGTGGCAAGGCGACGACACGCTCGACCCGAAACGCACCCTGCTGACCGAGAAGCACCAGGGCACGTTCGCCGAGCAGGTCGTGGTGCCCGCGCGCAACGCGGTGCCCAAGCCGGCCGGCCTCACGTTCCCCGAAGCGGCGACGATGGGCACGGCCTGGCTCACCGCGTATCGGATGCTGTTCGTGAAGTCCGGCCTGCGCCCCGGCCAGACGATGCTGGTGCAGGGCGCCTCCGGCGGCGTGTCCACGGCGCTCATCGCGCTCGGGCGCGCGGCGGGCTTCCGCGTGTGGGTGACCGGCCGCAGCGAGGAGAAGCGCGCGGTGGCCGAGAGCGTCGGCGCGCACCAGACGTTCGAGTCCGGCGCCCGGCTGCCCGAGCGCGTCGACGCGGTGTTCGAGACCGTGGGCAAGGCCACGTGGGCGCACACCCTGAAGTCGCTCAAGCCGGGCGGCATCGTGGTGGTGTCGGGGTCCACGAGCGGCCCGGACCCGTCCGCGGACCTGCAGCGCGTGTTCTTCCTGCAGTTGCGCGTCGCCGGCTCGACCATGGGCACGCGCGACGAGCTGGCCGACATGCTGAGCTACCTCGACCTCAAGGGGATCAAGCCCCGGATCGGCACAGAACTGCCCCTCAAAGACGCCGCTGAAGGCTTCCGCGCGATGCTCGACGGCGAGACCGCGGGCAAGATCGTCTTCACCCGCTGA
- a CDS encoding alpha/beta fold hydrolase: MTASKRPAPAVRGGRPSSEPDPVRVTFRRFAGVRTRVLEVGPPVVEAEAPKRSRKRGTEKPRAPRLVLLHGYCDSADTWRPVLAELASAGIAAVAVDLPGFGDAQPLRPGPMLPQLDAFAAAVVREQAVLGPVVLAGNSLGGTLGLRAAQNPRLPLVGVVSIAAPGFVDSWLVRTVARNPLPLRLYSALPLPVPGFLVRAVAEQVVPRLLYADAGTADAGQVSRFTTLFPDYRATTSRLEQARQLVTELADAYQLDRVHVPLLVVACGKDKLVSSAAGRRLHTLVPHSRLLVREDWGHCPQLDDPPEIAELLTFAAAGAVRSGDVKHPARAASQAAEDTAAG, encoded by the coding sequence ATGACCGCATCGAAGCGGCCCGCACCCGCTGTCCGGGGCGGCCGGCCCAGCAGCGAACCGGATCCCGTCCGGGTCACCTTCCGGCGCTTCGCCGGAGTGCGGACGCGAGTGCTCGAAGTCGGTCCGCCGGTGGTGGAAGCCGAGGCGCCCAAGCGGTCGCGCAAGCGCGGCACCGAGAAGCCCCGCGCACCCCGGCTCGTTCTTCTCCACGGCTACTGCGACAGCGCCGACACCTGGCGTCCCGTGCTGGCCGAGCTCGCCTCCGCAGGCATCGCGGCCGTCGCCGTGGACCTGCCCGGCTTCGGCGACGCCCAGCCCCTGCGCCCGGGCCCCATGCTCCCCCAGCTCGACGCGTTCGCCGCCGCCGTGGTGCGCGAGCAGGCCGTACTCGGCCCCGTGGTGCTGGCCGGCAACTCCCTCGGCGGCACGCTCGGCCTGCGCGCGGCGCAGAACCCCCGGCTGCCGCTCGTCGGCGTCGTGTCGATCGCCGCGCCCGGCTTCGTCGACTCGTGGCTCGTCCGTACCGTCGCGCGCAACCCGTTGCCGCTGCGCCTGTACTCCGCGCTCCCCCTGCCCGTGCCTGGCTTCCTGGTCCGCGCGGTCGCCGAGCAGGTCGTACCCCGCCTGCTGTATGCCGACGCGGGCACCGCCGACGCCGGCCAGGTAAGCCGCTTCACCACGCTCTTCCCCGACTACCGCGCCACCACCTCCCGCCTCGAGCAGGCGCGCCAGCTCGTCACCGAGCTCGCCGACGCTTACCAACTCGACCGCGTGCACGTCCCGCTCCTGGTCGTGGCCTGTGGCAAGGACAAGCTCGTGTCCTCGGCCGCCGGACGCCGCCTGCACACCCTCGTGCCGCACAGCCGCCTGCTCGTCCGCGAAGACTGGGGCCACTGCCCCCAGCTGGACGACCCGCCCGAGATCGCCGAGCTCCTCACCTTCGCCGCCGCCGGCGCCGTCCGCTCCGGCGACGTGAAACACCCGGCCCGCGCCGCTTCGCAGGCCGCGGAGGACACGGCGGCGGGCTGA
- a CDS encoding amino acid permease gives MSAPRSLGSGSGIFRRKPIETIESGGDGLQRTLGLRQLTAIGVGGIIGAGIFSLAGAVANQTAGPAVLISFLIAGIASAAAAFSYAEFAGLIPRAGSAYTYGYAVLGEIVGWFIGWDLLLEYTAIVAVVAIGISGYFNDLLGFLHVSLPQWMSGAPGTEPEGVAHGSYVVNLFAVVLCLLIAFILNQGMKNAARFETLLVYLKVALVVLVIVVGAFHIKTGNYSNFFPFGVSGAFTGAATVFFAVFGYDAMSTAAEESKDSQKHMPKAILYSLAISMVLYVLACLVLTGMVNFKDIDPEAAFSSAFASVGLGWLGAVIAVGAIIGILTVLFTFLLGATRVGYSMSRDGLLPKWFGKTHPVRKVPTRTTWILGVASAIIAGFLPIGEAAELTNIGILLAFVVVCIAVIVLRYKRPDLPRTFRTPGMPVVPIIGVVFSIWLITFLKPETWLRFAIWFVIGMGVYFGYSRRHSVLARGESESISD, from the coding sequence ATGTCCGCTCCGCGCAGCCTGGGATCAGGGTCCGGCATCTTCCGGCGCAAACCGATCGAGACGATCGAGAGCGGCGGTGACGGCCTGCAACGCACACTGGGGCTGCGCCAGCTGACGGCGATCGGTGTCGGCGGCATCATCGGTGCCGGGATCTTCTCGCTGGCGGGCGCGGTGGCCAACCAGACGGCCGGCCCCGCCGTGCTGATCTCGTTCCTCATCGCGGGTATCGCGAGCGCGGCGGCGGCGTTCTCGTACGCGGAGTTCGCCGGGCTGATCCCGCGCGCCGGCTCGGCGTACACCTACGGCTACGCGGTACTGGGCGAGATCGTCGGCTGGTTCATCGGCTGGGACCTGCTGCTGGAGTACACCGCGATCGTGGCGGTGGTGGCCATCGGCATCTCCGGCTACTTCAACGACCTGCTGGGCTTCCTGCACGTCTCGCTGCCGCAGTGGATGTCGGGCGCGCCGGGCACCGAGCCCGAAGGCGTGGCGCACGGTTCGTACGTGGTGAACCTGTTCGCCGTGGTGCTGTGTCTGCTCATCGCGTTCATCCTCAACCAGGGCATGAAAAACGCGGCGCGGTTCGAGACGCTGCTGGTGTACCTGAAGGTCGCGCTCGTGGTGCTGGTGATCGTGGTCGGCGCCTTCCACATCAAGACGGGCAACTACAGCAACTTCTTCCCCTTCGGTGTCAGCGGCGCGTTCACGGGGGCGGCCACGGTCTTCTTCGCCGTCTTCGGCTACGACGCCATGTCGACCGCGGCCGAGGAGTCGAAGGACTCGCAGAAGCACATGCCGAAGGCGATCCTGTACTCGCTCGCGATCTCGATGGTGCTGTACGTGCTCGCCTGCCTCGTGCTCACCGGAATGGTGAACTTCAAGGACATCGACCCCGAGGCGGCGTTCTCGAGCGCGTTCGCATCGGTGGGACTGGGCTGGCTGGGCGCGGTGATCGCGGTCGGCGCCATCATCGGCATCCTCACCGTGCTGTTCACGTTCCTGCTCGGCGCCACGCGCGTCGGCTACTCCATGAGCCGCGACGGCCTGCTGCCGAAGTGGTTCGGCAAGACGCACCCGGTGCGCAAGGTGCCCACGCGCACCACGTGGATCCTCGGTGTGGCGTCGGCGATCATCGCCGGGTTCCTGCCCATCGGCGAGGCCGCGGAGTTGACGAATATCGGCATTCTGCTGGCGTTTGTGGTGGTGTGTATCGCAGTGATCGTGTTGCGGTACAAGCGCCCCGACCTGCCGCGCACGTTCCGCACGCCGGGCATGCCGGTGGTGCCGATCATCGGCGTGGTGTTCTCGATCTGGCTGATCACGTTCCTGAAGCCGGAGACGTGGCTGCGCTTCGCGATCTGGTTCGTGATCGGCATGGGCGTGTACTTCGGTTACAGCCGCCGGCATTCGGTGCTGGCGCGCGGCGAGAGTGAGTCCATTTCGGACTGA
- a CDS encoding amidase, with translation MYLTITEAAAALRAGETTSVELTTAAYAAADAHDEALGVYLARFDETALAAAAKADAELAGGVDRGPLHGIPLGIKDIIATEEGETTAQSLVLDRAWGAGGDAPVVARLRAAGAIVTGKTSTMEYAIGTPDPDKPFPIPRNPWNTEHYPGGSSSGTGSGVAAGLFLGGLGTDTGGSIRYPATSCGITGLKQTFGRVPKAGCVPLGYSYDHIGPMARSAEDCALMLAVLAGHDTGDATSVDRPVDDYTGGLTGSLAGLRIGIDRLLDRSPLTAPELDPALDAAVAELTAAGAEVVDVRLPLYDELKTATMLGLSAEAYAYHQPDLRSRWTDYGAGTRMAVATGALISAGDYVQAQRVRRVGQRQVAALFADVDLILTPTSACGAPEVDKLTLDKIVDALHTPYWNALGNPAMSVPMGFTADGLPLGLQIVGKPFDEATVLAAGYAYQQRTSWHRHVPPLS, from the coding sequence ATGTACCTGACCATCACCGAAGCCGCCGCCGCACTGCGCGCCGGAGAGACCACGTCGGTGGAGCTCACGACCGCGGCGTACGCGGCCGCCGACGCCCACGACGAGGCATTGGGCGTGTACCTGGCCCGATTCGACGAGACCGCCCTCGCGGCCGCCGCCAAGGCCGACGCGGAGCTGGCCGGCGGCGTCGACCGCGGCCCGTTGCACGGAATCCCGTTGGGGATCAAGGACATCATCGCCACCGAGGAGGGCGAGACCACCGCGCAGAGCCTCGTTCTCGACCGCGCGTGGGGCGCCGGCGGAGACGCCCCGGTCGTGGCGCGGCTGCGGGCCGCCGGGGCGATCGTCACCGGCAAGACCAGCACGATGGAGTACGCGATCGGCACCCCCGACCCCGACAAGCCGTTCCCGATCCCGCGCAACCCGTGGAACACCGAGCACTACCCCGGCGGCTCGAGCTCGGGCACCGGCAGCGGGGTGGCGGCCGGGCTGTTCCTCGGCGGCCTCGGCACCGACACCGGCGGCAGCATCCGGTACCCGGCGACCAGCTGCGGGATCACCGGGCTCAAGCAGACCTTCGGCCGGGTCCCGAAAGCCGGGTGCGTGCCCCTGGGCTACAGCTACGACCACATCGGACCGATGGCCCGCAGCGCCGAGGACTGCGCGCTCATGCTCGCCGTGCTCGCCGGTCACGACACCGGCGACGCGACGTCGGTCGACCGCCCGGTCGACGACTACACCGGCGGGCTCACCGGATCACTCGCCGGGCTGCGGATCGGCATCGACCGCCTGCTCGACCGCTCACCGCTCACCGCTCCGGAACTCGACCCGGCGCTGGACGCGGCCGTCGCCGAGCTCACCGCGGCCGGCGCCGAGGTCGTCGACGTGCGGCTGCCGCTGTACGACGAGCTCAAGACCGCCACGATGCTCGGGCTCTCGGCCGAGGCGTACGCCTACCACCAGCCGGACCTGCGCTCCCGCTGGACCGACTACGGCGCCGGCACCCGCATGGCGGTCGCCACGGGCGCCCTCATCAGCGCCGGCGACTACGTCCAGGCCCAGCGCGTCCGGCGTGTCGGCCAGCGCCAGGTCGCCGCTCTCTTCGCCGACGTGGACCTCATCCTCACGCCGACGAGCGCGTGCGGCGCCCCCGAGGTGGACAAGCTGACGCTCGACAAGATCGTCGACGCGCTCCACACGCCGTACTGGAACGCCCTCGGCAACCCCGCGATGTCCGTCCCCATGGGCTTCACCGCCGACGGGCTGCCGCTCGGCCTGCAGATCGTCGGCAAGCCGTTCGACGAGGCCACCGTGCTCGCGGCCGGATACGCCTACCAGCAGCGCACTTCCTGGCACCGCCACGTTCCCCCGCTGTCGTGA
- a CDS encoding amidase: MTDLADLTATELLAAFAAGTATPSEAVAACLARIEATDPGLNSIITLLADSARVKAAESDARWREGTARPLEGVPYGLKDIVATAGIRTTGGSALYRDHVPETDAVLAARLADAGGVLLAKLATFEFACGGAVNKTFGPTRNPWDPRRTTGGSSSGSGAAVAAGQVPLAIGTDTGGSIRIPSAFCGITGLKATYGRVPRHGVMGLSWTMDHAGPMTRSVADAALMLDVIAGPDPLDPTALPAQDSPFSAAVGRDVSGLRVARDRAFLEGDLHPAVAEAYESALGELTGLGVELVDVELPTFDLAAVAGWWIIYAEMLSLHEDHVSGIEDRDEMGASLLGAAPFVSAADYLRALRLRPVFQRELEAAMAGCAALVTPGLSALPPFIASEMTSDLGNREVPWLDAACRTSVPFNLTGSPALVVPSGEIGGLPGSLQFVGRPRDEATLFALGGAYQAATTHHLRRPALPAAA; the protein is encoded by the coding sequence ATGACCGACCTCGCCGACCTCACCGCGACGGAGCTGCTCGCCGCGTTCGCCGCCGGCACCGCGACACCGAGCGAAGCCGTCGCGGCCTGCCTGGCCCGGATCGAGGCCACCGACCCCGGCCTCAACTCGATCATCACCCTCCTCGCCGACTCGGCGCGCGTGAAAGCGGCCGAATCCGACGCGCGCTGGCGGGAGGGCACCGCCCGCCCGCTGGAGGGAGTGCCCTACGGCCTCAAGGACATCGTCGCCACGGCCGGGATCCGGACCACCGGTGGCTCGGCCCTGTACCGGGACCACGTGCCCGAGACCGACGCGGTGCTCGCGGCCCGGCTCGCCGACGCCGGCGGGGTGCTGCTCGCCAAGCTCGCCACCTTCGAGTTCGCCTGCGGGGGCGCGGTGAACAAGACCTTCGGCCCCACCCGGAACCCGTGGGACCCGCGGCGCACCACCGGCGGATCGTCGTCCGGCTCCGGCGCGGCGGTCGCGGCGGGCCAGGTGCCGCTGGCGATCGGCACCGACACCGGCGGCTCCATCCGCATCCCGAGCGCGTTCTGCGGGATCACCGGGCTCAAGGCGACCTACGGCCGCGTGCCCCGCCACGGCGTGATGGGCCTGTCCTGGACCATGGACCACGCCGGGCCGATGACCCGCAGTGTCGCCGACGCCGCGCTGATGCTCGACGTGATCGCCGGGCCTGACCCGCTCGACCCGACGGCCCTGCCCGCCCAGGACAGTCCGTTCAGCGCGGCGGTGGGCCGGGACGTCAGCGGGCTGCGGGTCGCCCGGGATCGCGCGTTCCTCGAAGGTGACCTGCACCCCGCGGTCGCCGAGGCGTACGAGTCGGCGCTCGGCGAGCTGACCGGTCTCGGCGTGGAACTCGTCGACGTGGAGCTGCCGACGTTCGACCTCGCCGCCGTCGCGGGCTGGTGGATCATCTACGCCGAAATGCTCTCCCTGCACGAAGACCACGTGTCCGGGATCGAGGACCGCGACGAGATGGGCGCGTCGCTGCTGGGCGCGGCCCCGTTCGTCAGCGCCGCGGACTACCTGCGGGCGCTGCGGCTGCGCCCGGTGTTCCAGCGGGAGCTCGAGGCCGCGATGGCGGGCTGCGCGGCGCTCGTGACGCCCGGTCTGAGCGCGCTGCCCCCGTTCATCGCCTCCGAGATGACGTCGGACCTCGGGAACCGCGAGGTGCCGTGGCTCGATGCCGCCTGCCGGACGAGCGTGCCGTTCAACCTCACCGGTTCCCCGGCGCTGGTGGTGCCCTCGGGCGAGATCGGCGGACTGCCGGGGAGCCTGCAGTTCGTGGGTCGCCCGCGTGACGAGGCCACGTTGTTCGCCCTCGGCGGCGCCTACCAAGCCGCCACCACCCACCACCTGCGCCGCCCGGCCCTGCCCGCGGCTGCCTGA
- a CDS encoding MFS transporter: protein MIETVPPRAPVSAPVPVSGADTRRRFHLVVVVAGVGFGLTAPFTALLVVGLGGSPSWGAFVVSSIGLSLLLVDFLGTRFVPRVSSRTALTVSLLVFGVGCLLSAATTSWEIVGLARVLQGFGTALFMGGGIALAVRLVGERVRGSAIGTFNAFWFLGVATGPLGGGLIAAVAPGPAGLRLLFGVCGVVNLAGAVAAWFLAPRWVSAVRPRLGLPAGLGVRGRRLWSVLVLTGLGQAVRSGLALTLVPLLGAQLGMGWVALGLALFALSVTDVAAMHFGGRFGDRHGRLLPLAAALAWGTVAVLALATVVRGPVAFAFGALAAGVTVGTTWVIPAAMTVDLAEDPDTALAAYRIACDIGMLAGGLLAGAGIAVGGVHTALAATAACLFGGLLLTLTVRETLPRRPHLSVVKEESVPLPSPEEFAVFAANSDITLTPERLAQAYATHTHYRADLERLRRLPLPFTEPVSEPATALAWITKGGTA, encoded by the coding sequence GTGATCGAAACCGTGCCCCCGCGGGCACCCGTGTCCGCCCCGGTGCCCGTCTCCGGGGCGGACACCCGCCGCCGCTTCCACCTCGTCGTCGTGGTGGCCGGGGTCGGGTTCGGGCTGACCGCGCCGTTCACCGCGCTGCTCGTGGTGGGGCTCGGCGGATCGCCGTCGTGGGGGGCCTTCGTGGTCTCCTCGATCGGGCTTTCCCTGCTGCTGGTGGACTTCCTCGGCACCCGGTTCGTGCCGAGGGTGTCCTCCCGCACCGCGCTCACGGTTTCGTTGCTGGTGTTCGGTGTCGGCTGCCTGCTCTCGGCCGCCACCACCAGCTGGGAGATCGTCGGGCTCGCACGGGTGCTGCAGGGCTTCGGCACGGCGCTGTTCATGGGCGGCGGGATCGCCCTCGCCGTCCGGCTCGTCGGCGAGCGGGTGCGCGGGAGCGCGATCGGCACGTTCAACGCGTTCTGGTTCCTCGGCGTCGCGACCGGGCCGCTCGGCGGCGGCCTGATCGCGGCGGTGGCGCCCGGGCCCGCCGGGTTGCGGCTGCTGTTCGGCGTGTGCGGCGTGGTGAACCTGGCCGGCGCGGTGGCGGCGTGGTTCCTCGCTCCCCGCTGGGTTTCCGCCGTGCGGCCCCGGCTCGGGCTGCCCGCGGGCCTCGGGGTGCGCGGCCGCCGGCTGTGGTCGGTGCTCGTGCTGACCGGGCTCGGGCAGGCGGTGCGCTCCGGGCTCGCGCTGACCCTCGTGCCGCTGCTGGGCGCGCAGCTCGGCATGGGCTGGGTCGCCTTGGGGCTGGCGTTGTTCGCGCTGTCGGTCACCGACGTCGCCGCGATGCACTTCGGCGGCCGGTTCGGCGACCGCCACGGCCGGCTGCTCCCGCTGGCGGCGGCGCTGGCGTGGGGCACCGTCGCTGTGCTGGCGCTCGCCACCGTGGTCCGCGGCCCGGTCGCGTTCGCCTTCGGAGCGCTCGCCGCCGGCGTCACCGTCGGCACGACCTGGGTCATCCCGGCCGCGATGACCGTCGACCTCGCCGAGGACCCGGACACCGCGCTCGCCGCGTACCGGATCGCCTGTGACATCGGGATGCTCGCCGGCGGACTGCTCGCCGGAGCGGGCATCGCCGTCGGCGGCGTGCACACCGCGCTGGCGGCCACGGCCGCCTGCCTCTTCGGCGGGCTCCTGCTCACCCTCACCGTCCGGGAGACGCTGCCCCGCCGCCCCCACCTGTCCGTCGTCAAGGAGGAATCCGTGCCCCTGCCCTCACCCGAGGAGTTCGCCGTGTTCGCCGCGAACTCCGACATCACGCTCACCCCGGAGCGCCTCGCGCAGGCCTACGCCACGCACACCCACTACCGGGCGGACCTGGAACGCCTGCGGCGCCTGCCCCTGCCGTTCACCGAGCCGGTCAGCGAACCGGCCACCGCGCTCGCCTGGATCACCAAGGGAGGCACCGCATGA